In one Aricia agestis chromosome 21, ilAriAges1.1, whole genome shotgun sequence genomic region, the following are encoded:
- the LOC121737862 gene encoding uncharacterized protein LOC121737862, whose product MAVLKCIVLILVTVVSGDNVTDVKDEIPHKLKFLEAVAGRGFGDMYSNGTFRTGNSLWDNILNKCALEPSMSCLQKNFYSYLDESLDSGEVNVGGVCFKKNNVDMNKYSKEANIIYLTGGKNEERSLDEENEIPDDEEAETPLEEVTDALYGKGVKFLMTHDMKLTLPNMMFDGATVKVSPRALTKTGALVHIELQPKKEVETGRIFFNKIKKYLKKKLVMAALAIILVIKLIALKVVFILPIILGMTTAKKMFLKLLLFLFPALSHIFKLCSWYHQNYHTTKYHHHHHLITHHKPHHHSHHPAPVYGPPHGQHVQHGQAYVKHVDNGAPAFEHYPQDWELSGPGLGPEYISDIHRNAIASFKPQEADMNDINAWGLGLPPGPAVNVGEYASANTINANVAAPPANSKSSSNIGRPQGPPNPYYRKKLSRDPAQAEKDALIRAAALAAKAPPSAVRDELLRVSAAKLSETNRVQLETNLVRQQQEILAATDPDSIAAEKFYGTLIEKVDAILNSIGVSEPGCRERAICALYKDPFKHSPYSNLVSNELSKDSSELVPPAESKMALRYYKYVTAAREGQENKDCHSLYPHCITDGA is encoded by the exons ATGGCTGTATTAAAGTGTATAGTACTGATTCTGGTGACAGTAGTGAGTGGTGACAATGTTACTGATGTCAAAGACGAAATACCACATAAGTTGAAATTTCTAGAAGCAGTTGCAGGTAGGGGCTTCGGTGATATGTACAGTAACGGTACTTTTCGGACAGGGAATTCGTTGTGGGATAATATACTGAATAAGTGCGCGTTGGAACCATCGATGAGTTGTTTGCAAAAGAACTTCTATTCGTATCTGGACGAGAGTCTAGATTCCGGTGAAGTGAACGTAGGTGGTGTGTGTTTCAAGAAGAATAATGTGGATATGAACAAGTATAGTAAGGAAGCGAATATCATATACTTGACGGGCGGGAAGAACGAAGAGAGATCGTTGGATGAAGAGAATGAGATACCAGATGATGAGGAAGcag AAACGCCTTTAGAAGAGGTCACGGATGCCCTCTACGGCAAAGGTGTGAAGTTCCTCATGACACACGACATGAAACTGACACTACCTAATATGATGTTCGATGGAGCGACGGTCAAGGTGTCACCCAGGGCGCTGACGAAGACCGGAGCTCTAGTACATATAGAACTACAACCAAAGAAAGAAGTGGAGACGGGGAGAATATTCTTCAATAAGATTA AGAAATACCTCAAGAAGAAACTGGTGATGGCAGCCCTGGCCATCATACTGGTCATAAAGCTGATAGCACTGAAGGTGGTGTTCATCCTACCAATAATACTAGGAATGACAACAGCCAAGAAGATGTTCCTAAAACTCCTACTGTTCCTGTTCCCGGCCCTCAGTCATATATTCAAACTCTGCTCATGGTACCACCAGAACTATCACACGACGAAgtatcatcatcaccatcatctgATTACTCATCATAAG CCTCATCATCACTCGCACCATCCGGCGCCAGTATACGGTCCTCCACATGGGCAGCACGTTCAGCACGGTCAGGCATATGTAAAGCACGTTGACAATGGAGCACCAGCCTTCGAACATTACCCTCAGGATTGGGAGCTGAGCGGACCTGGGTTAGGACCTGA ATACATATCGGACATACACCGCAATGCAATCGCCAGTTTCAAGCCGCAAGAGGCTGACATGAATGACATCAACGCTTGGGGCCTTGGTCTACCACCAG GTCCAGCTGTCAACGTTGGTGAATATGCCAGCGCTAACACCATCAACGCGAACGTGGCAGCACCACCTGCCAACAGCAAATCATCCAGTAATATTGGAAG ACCACAAGGACCTCCGAACCCTTACTATCGAAAGAAATTGTCACGAGATCCGGCACAAGCAGAGAAAGATGCTTTG ATCCGAGCAGCGGCGCTAGCGGCTAAAGCACCTCCGTCTGCAGTCAGAGACGAGTTGCTGAGAGTATCAGCGGCCAAGTTGTCGGAGACCAACCGAGTGCAGCTCGAGACGAACCTGGTGAGGCAGCAGCAGGAGATATTGGCTGCTACGGATCCG GACTCCATAGCAGCTGAGAAGTTCTACGGCACTCTCATAGAGAAGGTGGACGCTATACTCAACTCTATCGGCGTCTCCGAGCCGGGGTGTAGGGAGAGAGCCATCTGCGCGCTATACAAGGACCCCTTCAAGCACTCGCCATATAGCAATCTAGTCTCGAACGAGCTGAGCAA gGACTCCTCCGAGTTAGTTCCACCAGCTGAAAGCAAGATGGCGTTACGCTACTACAAATACGTCACCGCCGCTAGAGAGGGACAGGAGAACAAGGACTGTCACTCTCTCTATCCGCACTGTATTACGGATGGTGCCTAA